One genomic segment of Sphingorhabdus sp. M41 includes these proteins:
- a CDS encoding dienelactone hydrolase family protein encodes MVDDISNEIPAREVEIAPAGLKAILTVPANASAMIIFAHGSGSGRLSPRNNYVAAALREDGFATLLLDLLTPEEERDRANVFDIELLAERLSMAARWIRAQPAFSDIPISYFGASTGAGAALVAAARDKPNVAAIVSRGGRPDLAGRWLEKVQAPTLLIVGSLDGPVIDLNKQAYDALQCPKRMAIINGARHLFEEPGTLEEVIVHASAWFSSHLE; translated from the coding sequence GTGGTCGATGATATTTCCAATGAAATTCCCGCCAGGGAAGTCGAGATAGCACCAGCCGGGCTGAAGGCGATATTGACCGTGCCGGCGAACGCATCCGCGATGATCATCTTCGCGCATGGCAGCGGGAGTGGCCGACTGAGTCCGCGCAACAATTATGTCGCGGCGGCGCTGCGCGAAGACGGATTTGCGACGCTGCTGCTAGACCTGCTCACTCCCGAGGAAGAGCGCGACCGGGCCAATGTGTTTGACATCGAATTGTTGGCAGAGCGCCTTTCAATGGCAGCGCGCTGGATTCGCGCGCAGCCGGCTTTTTCAGACATTCCCATTTCCTATTTTGGTGCCAGCACGGGGGCCGGTGCAGCGCTGGTGGCGGCCGCGCGTGATAAGCCGAACGTCGCCGCGATCGTCTCCCGTGGCGGACGGCCCGATCTGGCCGGACGCTGGCTGGAAAAGGTGCAGGCGCCAACCTTGCTGATTGTCGGAAGTCTCGACGGACCGGTCATTGATCTCAACAAACAGGCTTATGATGCGCTGCAATGCCCGAAGCGAATGGCCATCATCAACGGTGCCAGACATTTGTTCGAGGAGCCAGGGACTCTGGAAGAAGTGATCGTGCACGCCAGCGCATGGTTCAGTTCGCATCTAGAATAA